The proteins below come from a single Halictus rubicundus isolate RS-2024b chromosome 13, iyHalRubi1_principal, whole genome shotgun sequence genomic window:
- the LOC143360446 gene encoding uncharacterized protein LOC143360446, translating into MPRLRKDRGPKTRWGVQYYAAVRNAVFMIRTPPYVPPEPPPSLNNHDTESGTLYMCPQCKDRFHFRSSLEDHSARKSWILGYWCQHCFVTVCTHDTKDGSMCSACSKLEREKRTYLRNKGLHKTHKVGAVQLFFNQCQFLAHVKAHSITNVNMSDLMLMPIPTNLTQNWDPEINTTCKAIMEHTFITKVHIMDWLKNENVDSNWWQITSKKSKSEHDLIASILKDYKGRQYFKPLEIPMEEQICILNNKSVPNLNSKCIEIMDAPENTEKIKNPPSVDTPTFVSDDNEIENEDTPCTMNDIAFVDCGPTSNHFEPEGSTNNLSKKQVMSPTRPNRNYSIVPHMTNLVINKSKRMTETQWKSISSDMVMSYGNTMITPRFDTKDSPKTPANKKSTRTVADRSSKCSTPIKLITESNTVGKGGKNTTEKNLLVVEPLSKVLPDASSCTSKTDKAKLEKLKQNASVVTVNSGQKYVTFHNTLHIDINTIINQLPSHVVGNKKIYLLGQDSKPILVNNKDETSSKKVVQLVPGGSRGNGIKSNALTLESSDKDSTKSTKAEPALKRAQLMKNKIICHNGTKYIIKQAQGSVKTLKNKSNAIKLSKESHESSQSKSTCSIPPLIPLKSAESDSLSIPDRVNALHADVSPLTPSPSPSELSSSSSCDTQSKQISLPSCKGVQKTETANTSSKVDQNMMERNCSDSGGSLSFHKGEDDNLYLDMKSHAQKPIYTIVDSAGMITKSKHEMLNEFFHLSYAELKKRYNHLQQLNDEIRAVMDFVPEGVVKESLKRVNILQLVLKQCMDKCNNKIDDGGVKDLPLEEWEEEYNRSGVKTLCKACEKPRKPESYMPGFSKTAKNDIYCSCYRHVCHKCETYQGNSTRFVAHQTFHDKEKPYLCPDCYRKFMVFTSLEAHTWTSCFHPLKKRVLGCKICEIDGFRDMETVARHFAVMHSHHKIACEKCNIVVPTYPDYQKHYKAKHPDASVPGQPIRLVLCKLGHCIVRCEEYMLHMEKHLVVQRLIWFTCPFCAFLHVEAKRIMSHLQNEHLSQLCEIISPQVLWNILPPELTATYVERPMSHKIEKPEDGTVMPKIVNTRTITSEVFERGTEESVECYLPVKESGLYPRALRNATKLTDFDNSLPKILEVRSIAERSGSESPMNGIAAESGTKKEKIIKVNDEDVLIEHVKVGSGSKAQKRKSEAGCNKRIDDTSRGTGVDSLTKADSQEEDEQTDVECEDNPVSLSKPPPLARIPQRFLEEEGAPTSPQTSKAGRVTMFSRSQKTSKQFYQRLALNGPTRTTETVLNFLCPLCNDLINTSWSMVSSHFEKKHSQCCKLIAVSPALVRMSPDFINGGYKDLLGNRKRKAETATTNVKRRRRWTPKKYSEGRTASFAGTGLCVTQETAEDSEGNFRCKKCDQRCTDMVNLREHIATAHRIRGRYLICLECGDNFVVAPSLQMHLKAFHAIDDPIAYMAKNTSYAPDSIDDLDVEGKAIEANQCHVCMAVFEDKAAVDKHLRVHGMAFLNRKRIEAQNAMKKPDKKNGTDEEKQQAAVVQNKTPARKGKPAEMILDKITATI; encoded by the exons ATGCCAAGgctacgaaaggatagaggaccgaAAACTAGGTGGGGTGTTCAGTATTATGCAGCAGTGAGAAATGCTGTGTTCATGATACGGACACCCCCATACGTGCCACCAGAACCACCCCCATCTTTAAATAATCATGATACAGAGTCAGGCACTCTGTACATGTGTCCACAATGCAAAGATCG CTTCCATTTCCGAAGTAGTTTGGAGGACCACAGTGCACGAAAAAGCTGGATACTGGGATACTGGTGTCAACACTGCTTCGTGACAGTCTGCACGCACGATACCAAGGATGGTTCAATGTGCTCTGCGTGCTCCAAATTAGAACGCGAGAAGCGTACATATTTGAGAAACAAGGGCTTGCACAAAACCCATAAAGTTGGAGCAGTGCAACTGTTTTTCAACCAGTGTCAATTCTTGGCGCACGTGAAAGCGCATTCGATTACAAATGTGAACATGAGCGATCTCATGTTAATGCCTATTCCGACAAATTTGACTCAGAACTGGGATCCTGAAATTAATACAACATGCAAGGCTATTATGGAACACACATTCATCACGAAAGTCCATATAATGGACTGGCTGAAAAATGAGAACGTCGACAGCAATTGGTGGCAGATAACGAGTAAAAAGTCGAAAAGCGAACACGATCTAATTGCATCGATCCTCAAAGATTACAAAGGCCGGCAGTACTTCAAGCCATTAGAGATACCAATGGAGGAGCAGATTTGCATTCTGAATAACAAGTCCGTGCCCAACTTGAACAGCAAGTGCATCGAGATCATGGATGCGCCAGAGAACactgagaaaataaagaacCCTCCCTCTGTAGATACTCCGACATTTGTTTCTGACGATAACGAGATCGAGAACGAAGACACTCCTTGTACAATGAACGACATCGCCTTCGTGGACTGCGGTCCCACATCGAACCATTTCGAGCCGGAAGGTTCAACAAATAATTTGTCAAAAAAACAGGTCATGAGTCCCACGAGACCGAATAGAAATTATTCGATCGTCCCTCACATGACAAACTTAGTAATCAATAAGTCCAAAAGAATGACCGAGACGCAGTGGAAATCGATCTCGTCCGACATGGTGATGTCCTATGGAAACACCATGATCACGCCTAGGTTCGACACGAAGGACTCCCCGAAAACTCCTGCGAATAAAAAGTCAACCAGGACTGTAGCGGACAGGTCGAGTAAATGCTCAACGCCGATTAAACTAATCACTGAAAGCAATACTGTAGGAAAAGGGGGTAAAAATACCACAGAGAAAAATTTATTGGTAGTTGAACCACTATCTAAGGTTTTGCCTGACGCTTCCTCTTGTACGTCGAAGACCGACAAGGCTAAATTAGAGAAGTTGAAGCAGAACGCGTCCGTGGTCACGGTGAACTCCGGCCAGAAGTACGTCACGTTCCACAACACCTTACACATCGACATCAACACGATCATTAACCAGCTACCGTCTCATGTTGTCGGGAACAAGAAGATCTACCTTCTGGGGCAAGACTCTAAGCCCATCCTCGTCAACAATAAAGACGAGACGTCCTCGAAGAAGGTAGTCCAGCTGGTTCCCGGCGGGAGCCGCGGTAACGGTATAAAAAGCAATGCATTAACCTTAGAATCATCTGATAAAGACTCAACAAAGTCCACGAAAGCGGAGCCAGCCCTGAAGCGGGCTCAGTTGATGAAGAACAAGATCATCTGTCACAACGGCACGAAGTACATCATCAAGCAGGCGCAAGGTTCCGTGAAGACCTTGAAGAACAAGTCTAATGCGATCAAATTGTCTAAGGAGTCGCACGAGTCGTCTCAGTCGAAGTCCACGTGCAGCATTCCACCATTAATACCTTTAAAATCAGCTGAATCGGATAGCCTGTCGATCCCGGACAGAGTAAACGCTCTTCACGCCGACGTGTCCCCTCTAACACCCTCTCCCTCGCCCTCAGAGCTGTCAAGCAGCTCCAGTTGCGACACACAATCGAAACAGATCTCTTTACCTAGCTGTAAGGGTGTACAGAAAACAGAGACAGCTAATACCAGCAGTAAAGTGGACCAGAACATGATGGAGCGCAACTGCAGCGACTCCGGCGGTTCCCTGTCGTTCCACAAGGGGGAAGACGATAATCTGTACCTGGACATGAAGTCGCACGCTCAGAAACCGATCTATACCATCGTGGATTCCGCGGGTATGATTACTAAGTCGAAGCACGAGATGCTGAACGAGTTCTTCCATCTGAGCTACGCGGAGCTGAAGAAGCGGTACAATCATTTGCAGCAGCTCAATGATGAGATCCGAGCGGTAATGGACTTTGTTCCCGAAGGCGTCGTCAAGGAGAGCCTGAAGAGGGTTAATATATTGCAGCTGGTGCTGAAGCAGTGCATGGACAAATGCAATAATAAGATCGACGACGGAGGCGTCAAGGATCTTCCATTAGAAGAATGGGAGGAGGAGTATAATCGTTCTGGTGTGAAGACATTGTGCAAAGCTTGCGAGAAACCGCGTAAGCCGGAGTCTTATATGCCAGGGTTTTCGAAGACCGCGAAGAACGACATCTACTGCTCCTGCTACAGGCATGTTTGCCACAAGTGCGAAACTTATCAGGGCAACTCGACCAGGTTCGTGGCGCATCAAACGTTCCACGATAAGGAGAAACCGTACCTGTGTCCGGACTGCTACCGGAAGTTCATGGTGTTCACTTCGTTGGAAGCGCACACGTGGACCAGCTGCTTCCACCCGCTGAAGAAACGCGTGCTCGGTTGCAAGATCTGCGAGATTGACGGCTTCAGGGACATGGAGACCGTGGCTAGACACTTCGCCGTGATGCACAGTCACCATAAGATCGCCTGCGAGAAATGTAACATCGTTGTACCCACGTATCCTGATTATCAGAAGCATTACAAGGCCAAGCACCCTGATGCCAGTGTTCCTGGTCAGCCTATAAGGCTGGTTCTTTGTAAATTAGGCCACTGCATCGTGCGCTGCGAGGAGTACATGTTGCACATGGAGAAGCACCTGGTGGTGCAGAGACTGATCTGGTTCACCTGCCCCTTCTGCGCGTTCCTCCACGTCGAAGCGAAGAGGATCATGTCACATTTACAGAACGAGCATCTGTCGCAGCTCTGCGAGATCATCAGTCCCCAGGTGCTGTGGAACATCTTGCCACCCGAGCTGACGGCTACTTACGTGGAAAGGCCGATGTCGCATAAGATCGAGAAACCTGAAGACGGTACGGTGATGCCGAAGATTGTCAACACTAGGACGATCACTTCCGAGGTGTTCGAGCGAGGTACAGAAGAATCAGTTGAGTGTTATCTGCCTGTCAAGGAGTCTGGACTGTATCCTAGAGCTCTTCGGAACGCCACGAAGCTCACAGACTTTGATAACAGTCTGCCTAAGATCTTAGAAGTTAGGTCAATCGCTGAACGATCAGGTTCCGAGTCACCGATGAATGGAATTGCAGCGGAGTCTGGGACGAAGAAGGAGAAGATCATCAAGGTCAACGATGAGGACGTGCTGATCGAGCACGTGAAGGTCGGGTCTGGTTCTAAAGCGCAGAAGAGGAAGTCTGAAGCGGGTTGTAATAAAAGGATCGATGATACGAGTCGCGGAACGGGTGTAGATTCGTTGACAAAAGCAGACTCGCAGGAGGAAGATGAACAGACAGATGTTGAGTGTGAAGACAATCCGGTGTCCCTGTCGAAGCCTCCTCCGTTGGCCAGGATCCCCCAGCGTTTTCTGGAAGAAGAAGGAGCCCCTACGTCACCGCAGACGTCGAAGGCAGGCAGGGTGACGATGTTCTCCCGCAGCCAGAAGACCAGCAAACAATTTTATCAGAGACTGGCTTTAAACGGTCCGACGAGGACAACGGAAACGGTCCTAAACTTCTTGTGCCCATTATGTAACGACTTGATAAACACTTCGTGGTCTATGGTGAGCAGCCACTTCGAGAAGAAGCACTCCCAGTGCTGTAAGCTGATTGCGGTGAGCCCCGCGCTGGTGCGAATGTCACCAGATTTCATAAACGGTGGCTACAAGGATCTGCTAGGAAACCGGAAGCGGAAGGCAGAAACTGCGACGACAAATGTGAAGAGGAGGCGACGCTGGACCccgaaaaagtattccgaaggACGAACCGCCAGTTTCGCTGGGACCGGGTTGTGCGTGACCCAGGAAACCGCGGAGGACAGCGAAGGCAATTTCAGATGCAAGAAGTGCGACCAAAGGTGCACGGACATGGTGAACCTGAGGGAGCATATCGCAACAGCACACAGAATTAGAGGAAGGTATCTGATCTGTTTAGAATGTGGAGATAACTTTGTGGTTGCGCCAAGTCTGCAGATGCACCTGAAAGCGTTCCACGCGATTGATGACCCCATAGCCTACATGGCGAAGAATACGTCTTATGCGCCTGACAGCATCGACGACCTCGATGTCGAGGGTAAAGCTATTGAAGCCAATCAGTGTCACGTCTGCATGGCCGTATTCGAGGACAAGGCTGCTGTTGACAAGCACCTCAGAGTGCATGGTATGGCGTTTCTCAATCGCAAGAGGATAGAGGCCCAAAACGCCATGAAGAAGCCTGACAAAAAGAACGGGACTGACGAGGAGAAGCAGCAGGCGGCTGTTGTGCAGAACAAAACGCCTGCTAGGAAGGGCAAACCGGCTGAAATGATATTAGATAAAATTACT
- the LOC143360449 gene encoding uncharacterized protein LOC143360449: MPFHEFNQVTGRLKQSANTQPLYPVSPRPVQSTEVDMMFDSVKTKPVKVRSPITAGLSTLSPKLAEVFRKYQIDLERPVYIIAGRKDKLLYALTVAGLTAGFAATMGGILTRSK; encoded by the exons ATGCCGTTTCATGAATTTAATCAAGTTACTGGTCGTTTAAAACAATCCGCAAATACTCAACCTCTTTATCCAGTA AGTCCTCGTCCGGTGCAAAGCACAGAAGTAGATATGATGTTCGACTCAGTAAAAACTAAGCCGGTGAAGGTACGGTCGCCTATCACAGCCGGACTTTCTACGCTGAGCCCAAAGTTGGCAGAAGTTTTCAGGAAGTATCAG ATTGATTTGGAGAGACCTGTTTACATTATAGCAGGTAGAAAAGACAAGCTTCTGTATGCTCTCACAGTTGCAGGGCTTACTGCAGGTTTTGCGGCTACTATGGGCGGTATATTAACTAGGAGCAAGTAA